A section of the Thermomicrobiales bacterium genome encodes:
- the rpsJ gene encoding 30S ribosomal protein S10, whose protein sequence is MATRRPTQKIRIRLKAYDHKILDQSAGNIVETAESTGAKVAGPVPLPTRIERFTVMRSPFVDKDSQEHFEIRTHKRLIDVLEPSHATIRALMRLNLPAGVDIEIKL, encoded by the coding sequence ATGGCGACACGACGTCCAACGCAAAAGATCCGGATCCGGCTTAAGGCCTACGATCACAAGATCCTCGATCAGTCGGCCGGCAACATTGTCGAGACGGCTGAGAGCACCGGTGCCAAGGTGGCAGGCCCTGTGCCGCTGCCGACCCGCATCGAACGCTTCACGGTCATGCGGTCGCCGTTCGTCGACAAGGATTCACAGGAGCACTTCGAGATCCGGACGCACAAGCGCCTGATCGATGTGCTTGAGCCGAGCCACGCAACCATTCGGGCGCTGATGCGCCTGAATCTGCCGGCCGGTGTGGATATCGAGATCAAGCTGTAA
- the rpsO gene encoding 30S ribosomal protein S15 translates to MTLQKTQRDDIVEAYRTHDTDTGSPEVQIALLTERINGLIEHLREHPHDHHSRRGLLKLVGRRRRLLAYLNKNDSDRYRTLIARLGLRR, encoded by the coding sequence ATGACATTGCAGAAGACTCAGCGTGACGACATCGTTGAGGCGTATCGAACTCACGACACTGACACCGGATCGCCCGAAGTCCAGATTGCACTCCTGACCGAGCGCATCAATGGATTGATCGAGCATCTGCGCGAGCACCCGCACGATCATCACTCGCGTCGTGGTCTGCTCAAGCTTGTCGGGCGTCGCCGCCGACTGCTCGCCTATCTCAACAAGAATGATAGCGACCGCTACCGGACGCTGATCGCCAGGTTGGGACTGCGACGCTAA
- the rplW gene encoding 50S ribosomal protein L23, which yields MHQADVLVRPMITEKNTRISELGQYTFEVARDANKIQIKQAVEAIFNVKVKAVNIIVMKPKKRKVMRQRNQRVFGYESSFKKAIVSLEPGHSIDVFGDL from the coding sequence TTGCATCAGGCAGACGTACTGGTACGTCCGATGATCACCGAGAAGAACACCCGGATCAGTGAGCTTGGCCAGTACACTTTCGAGGTCGCTCGCGACGCCAACAAGATCCAGATCAAGCAGGCAGTCGAGGCGATCTTCAATGTCAAGGTCAAGGCAGTCAACATCATCGTGATGAAGCCGAAGAAGCGCAAGGTGATGCGCCAGCGCAATCAGCGTGTGTTCGGCTATGAGTCAAGCTTTAAGAAGGCGATCGTCTCGCTCGAACCTGGGCACTCGATCGACGTCTTCGGCGATCTTTAG
- the rplP gene encoding 50S ribosomal protein L16, which translates to MLMPRRTKHRKVFRGRRAGTAQRGNYVAFGDFGLQSLDAAWIDSRQIESARRAITNYVRRGGKVWIRIFPDKPVTQKPAETRMGSGKGNPEYWVAVVRPGRIMFELSGVREDVAKEALRRAAHKLPVQCRIVARDQVGIAAAEEAHAEAES; encoded by the coding sequence ATGTTGATGCCGAGACGTACCAAGCACCGCAAGGTGTTTCGGGGCCGAAGGGCCGGCACCGCGCAGCGCGGTAACTACGTTGCATTTGGTGATTTCGGTCTGCAGTCGCTTGACGCGGCCTGGATCGATAGCCGCCAGATTGAGTCCGCCCGTCGCGCGATCACCAATTACGTTCGCCGTGGTGGCAAGGTCTGGATTCGGATTTTCCCGGACAAGCCGGTGACGCAGAAGCCGGCTGAAACCCGCATGGGCTCCGGTAAGGGCAACCCGGAGTACTGGGTAGCCGTCGTCCGCCCTGGTCGAATCATGTTTGAGCTGTCGGGTGTCCGCGAAGACGTGGCCAAGGAAGCGCTGCGTCGTGCCGCACACAAGCTGCCGGTCCAGTGCCGCATCGTGGCTCGCGACCAGGTTGGTATCGCTGCGGCCGAAGAAGCCCACGCGGAAGCGGAGTCGTAG
- the rpmC gene encoding 50S ribosomal protein L29, translated as MKAAEIRSLTDQQIVGMIDDLKEEWRKLRFDDAVGRMTNTARIRQIKRDIARLKTIQTERRMAAEIAAVLEAGQGASR; from the coding sequence ATGAAGGCTGCAGAGATCCGGTCTTTGACCGATCAGCAGATCGTCGGAATGATTGACGATCTGAAAGAGGAGTGGCGCAAGCTGCGCTTTGACGACGCGGTCGGCCGGATGACCAACACGGCCCGGATCCGCCAGATCAAGCGCGACATCGCCAGGCTCAAGACGATTCAGACCGAGCGCCGGATGGCGGCAGAGATCGCTGCTGTTCTGGAAGCCGGGCAGGGGGCGAGCCGATAG
- the rpsC gene encoding 30S ribosomal protein S3, translating into MGRKVNPIGFRLGGVHEWESKWYAERNYTEQLHEDLYIRRLINEQLTRAGISRVEIERAANRIEVSVHTSKPGIVIGKQGSNVEKLRQLLEQKVGKKVHLKIEEIKVPELDARLVAESIAEQLARRVSYRRAMKHAVGQAMRRGAKGIKIRLGGRLGGAEMSRTVTEMDGRVPLHTLRAKIDYGVVHAPTTYGQIGVKVWIYTGDVIPERRPQPQVEAESATVAD; encoded by the coding sequence GTGGGGCGTAAAGTCAATCCAATCGGGTTTCGGCTCGGTGGTGTTCATGAATGGGAGTCCAAGTGGTACGCCGAGCGGAATTACACCGAGCAGCTTCACGAGGACCTCTACATCCGGCGGCTGATTAACGAGCAGCTGACGCGAGCCGGCATCTCACGCGTTGAGATCGAGCGCGCGGCGAATCGCATCGAAGTCTCGGTGCACACGTCGAAGCCAGGCATCGTCATCGGCAAGCAGGGCTCGAACGTCGAGAAGCTGCGCCAGCTCCTGGAACAGAAGGTGGGCAAGAAGGTCCATCTGAAGATCGAGGAGATCAAGGTTCCTGAGCTCGATGCTCGCCTGGTCGCTGAGTCGATCGCCGAGCAGCTCGCTCGCCGCGTGTCGTACCGCCGAGCGATGAAGCACGCCGTTGGCCAGGCCATGCGCCGCGGTGCCAAGGGCATCAAGATCCGCCTCGGTGGCCGCCTCGGTGGCGCGGAAATGTCCCGCACCGTCACTGAGATGGACGGTCGGGTGCCGCTGCACACGCTGCGCGCCAAGATCGACTACGGCGTTGTTCATGCGCCGACAACTTATGGACAGATCGGTGTCAAGGTCTGGATCTACACCGGCGACGTCATTCCCGAGCGACGTCCGCAGCCGCAGGTCGAGGCCGAGAGCGCTACGGTCGCCGACTAG
- the rplC gene encoding 50S ribosomal protein L3 has translation MIHGLLGKKLGMTQIFDESGRVVPVTVLRVGPCVVTQIRTNDRDGYEAVQLGFDESKRLNSPQRGHLRAAGSSSRYLREMKADDTSPYSVGQVIDAAAVFEAGGRVDVTGVSKGKGFQGVMKRHGFRGGPKTHGQSDRSRAPGSIGSSATPGRVFKNLKMAGQMGNERKTIQNLEVVQVNPEENLVLVRGSVPGHNDGLLIVRTSVKSRQAKR, from the coding sequence ATGATCCACGGATTACTCGGGAAGAAGCTGGGCATGACCCAGATCTTCGATGAAAGCGGCCGGGTTGTGCCGGTAACCGTCCTCAGGGTGGGACCTTGCGTCGTCACGCAGATTCGCACCAATGATCGCGACGGTTACGAAGCAGTCCAGCTCGGGTTTGACGAGTCGAAGCGGCTGAACAGCCCGCAGCGGGGACACCTGCGTGCGGCCGGCTCAAGCTCGCGCTATCTGCGTGAGATGAAGGCCGACGACACGTCGCCGTACTCCGTTGGCCAGGTTATTGACGCGGCAGCAGTCTTTGAGGCCGGTGGTCGTGTTGACGTGACCGGCGTCTCCAAGGGCAAGGGCTTCCAGGGCGTCATGAAGCGCCACGGCTTCCGTGGTGGCCCGAAGACGCACGGTCAGTCCGACCGCTCGCGTGCACCTGGCTCGATCGGTTCCAGCGCCACGCCGGGCCGCGTCTTCAAGAACTTGAAGATGGCTGGTCAGATGGGTAACGAGCGCAAGACGATCCAGAACCTGGAAGTCGTCCAGGTCAACCCGGAAGAAAATCTCGTCCTCGTGCGCGGCTCGGTGCCGGGCCACAACGATGGCCTGTTGATCGTTCGCACCAGCGTCAAGTCGCGGCAGGCGAAGCGCTAG
- the rplD gene encoding 50S ribosomal protein L4 encodes MQVKVFDTSASEAGTMELKDSVFGIEPNVPVMHQAHLRQLANARAGTHSTLRRGEVRGGGRKPWRQKGTGRARQGSIRSPQWRGGGVVFGPKPRSYRQSMPKKMRRLAIRSVLSVKARDEELLVISGLTGLEPKTKAMIKLLAALPASQRSTLIVIGPGEDQNVIYRSAGNIENVKIIRAGYVNVHDVLTHARLLLTTEAVDTIHDLWALE; translated from the coding sequence ATGCAGGTCAAGGTATTCGATACGTCCGCCAGCGAAGCGGGCACCATGGAGCTCAAGGACTCGGTCTTCGGCATTGAGCCGAATGTGCCGGTCATGCACCAGGCGCACCTGAGGCAGCTCGCCAACGCGCGCGCGGGTACACACAGCACGCTGCGACGCGGCGAGGTGCGCGGCGGTGGCCGCAAGCCGTGGCGTCAGAAGGGCACCGGTCGGGCACGACAGGGTTCGATTCGCTCGCCGCAGTGGCGCGGTGGTGGCGTTGTCTTCGGCCCGAAGCCACGCTCCTATCGGCAGTCGATGCCGAAGAAGATGCGCCGCCTGGCCATTCGGTCGGTGCTGTCGGTGAAGGCGCGTGACGAGGAGCTGCTGGTCATCTCAGGTCTGACCGGGCTTGAGCCAAAGACGAAGGCGATGATCAAGCTGCTGGCGGCGCTTCCGGCATCGCAGCGCTCGACGCTTATCGTCATCGGCCCGGGTGAAGATCAGAACGTGATCTATCGCTCGGCGGGCAACATCGAAAACGTCAAGATCATCCGGGCGGGCTACGTGAATGTGCACGACGTTCTGACGCACGCGCGTCTCCTGCTCACAACCGAGGCCGTGGACACGATCCACGACCTGTGGGCACTGGAATAG
- the rplV gene encoding 50S ribosomal protein L22, with the protein MVEVTARATRVRVSPRKARLVVDMVRGRDVGEALGLLQFTPNKAALDVSRVIKSARASAENNHDIDPEDLYVKAIFADDGPTYKRFKPRARGRVNEILKRTCHVTVVLAEKEKGGSRGA; encoded by the coding sequence ATGGTAGAAGTCACCGCTCGTGCCACGCGCGTCCGCGTTTCGCCGCGCAAGGCGCGTCTGGTTGTTGATATGGTTCGCGGTCGCGATGTTGGAGAGGCGCTCGGTCTGCTGCAGTTCACACCGAACAAGGCAGCGCTGGATGTCTCCCGCGTCATCAAGTCCGCGCGAGCGTCGGCCGAGAACAATCACGATATTGATCCGGAAGACCTGTACGTCAAGGCGATCTTCGCTGACGACGGACCGACGTACAAGCGGTTCAAGCCGCGTGCACGCGGTCGGGTAAACGAGATCCTGAAGCGCACGTGTCATGTGACCGTTGTGCTTGCTGAAAAGGAGAAAGGAGGCTCCCGTGGGGCGTAA
- the tuf gene encoding elongation factor Tu, whose product MAKQRFERTKPHVNVGTIGHVDHGKTTLTAAITKTLAIKGEAAYRSFDSIDNAPEERERGITIAISHVEYETDARHYAHVDCPGHADYVKNMITGAAQMDGAILVVSAPDGPMPQTREHILLARQVEVPAMVVFLNKVDMMDDEELLELVELEVRELLSQYNFPGDEIPIIRGSALAALESTSNDVTAPEYQPILELMQAVDDYIPTPARAVDQPFLMPVEDVFGIKGRGTVVTGRVERGIVKTGETVEIVGIHDTRAVVVTGVEMFQKTLDQGEAGDNVGCLLRGIERGEIERGQVLAKPGSIKPHTKFAAEVYVLSKEEGGRHTPFFPGYRPQFYIRTTDVTGAIQLPEGVEMVMPGDNIQMDVELIQPVAIEEGLRFAIREGGRTVGAGVVTKIAQ is encoded by the coding sequence GTGGCGAAGCAGAGATTTGAGCGGACGAAGCCGCATGTCAACGTGGGGACGATTGGTCACGTTGACCATGGCAAGACAACGTTGACGGCAGCGATCACCAAGACGCTGGCGATCAAGGGCGAGGCAGCCTATCGATCGTTTGACTCGATCGACAATGCGCCGGAAGAGCGCGAGCGTGGCATCACGATCGCCATCTCGCACGTTGAGTACGAGACCGATGCGCGCCATTATGCGCACGTCGACTGCCCGGGCCACGCCGACTACGTCAAGAACATGATCACCGGTGCCGCGCAGATGGACGGGGCGATCCTCGTCGTGAGCGCGCCGGACGGCCCGATGCCGCAGACGCGAGAGCACATCCTGCTGGCGCGGCAGGTGGAAGTTCCGGCGATGGTCGTGTTCCTCAACAAAGTCGACATGATGGACGACGAGGAGCTGCTGGAGCTGGTCGAGCTGGAAGTGCGGGAGCTGCTCTCGCAGTACAACTTCCCGGGCGACGAGATCCCCATCATCCGTGGCAGCGCTCTGGCGGCGCTGGAGTCGACGTCGAACGACGTCACCGCCCCGGAGTACCAGCCGATCCTGGAGCTGATGCAGGCGGTGGATGACTACATCCCGACGCCGGCCCGCGCAGTGGACCAGCCGTTCCTGATGCCGGTTGAGGACGTGTTCGGCATCAAGGGCCGTGGCACGGTCGTGACTGGCCGTGTTGAGCGTGGGATCGTCAAGACCGGAGAGACGGTCGAGATCGTCGGGATCCACGACACCCGCGCGGTGGTGGTGACCGGCGTCGAGATGTTCCAGAAGACGCTGGACCAGGGCGAGGCGGGCGACAACGTTGGCTGCCTGCTGCGCGGTATTGAGCGGGGCGAGATCGAGCGAGGTCAGGTGCTGGCCAAGCCGGGATCGATCAAGCCGCACACGAAGTTCGCGGCTGAGGTGTACGTGCTGTCGAAGGAAGAGGGTGGCCGACACACACCGTTCTTCCCGGGCTATCGTCCGCAGTTCTACATCCGGACGACGGACGTGACCGGCGCGATCCAGCTGCCGGAGGGTGTTGAGATGGTGATGCCGGGCGACAACATCCAGATGGATGTGGAGCTGATCCAGCCGGTGGCCATCGAAGAGGGACTGCGCTTCGCTATTCGCGAAGGCGGACGAACTGTTGGCGCTGGTGTCGTCACCAAGATCGCACAATAG
- the rpsQ gene encoding 30S ribosomal protein S17 has translation MTKVGRVVSDKMDKTIVVAVDYSRRHPLYGKRMKRTSKFKAHDEANECRIGDVVRIEESRPLSKDKRWTLREIVERADTGAR, from the coding sequence ATGACCAAGGTCGGCCGCGTCGTCAGCGACAAGATGGACAAGACCATCGTCGTCGCCGTCGACTACTCGCGCCGCCACCCGCTCTATGGCAAGCGGATGAAGCGCACCAGCAAGTTCAAGGCACACGATGAGGCCAACGAGTGCCGCATCGGAGATGTCGTTCGGATTGAGGAATCCCGCCCCTTGTCGAAGGACAAGCGCTGGACTCTTCGCGAGATCGTCGAGCGCGCCGACACCGGCGCCCGCTAG
- the rplN gene encoding 50S ribosomal protein L14 encodes MIQAQTRLKVADNSGAREIMCIRVLGGSRKRYASVGDIIIGSVKSAQPGAAVKKGDVIRAVVVRTKQEYGRPDGSHIRFDDNAAVLINPQGNPRGTRIFGPVARELREKQFMRIVSLAPETL; translated from the coding sequence ATGATTCAGGCACAAACCCGCCTGAAGGTGGCGGACAATTCCGGCGCGCGGGAGATCATGTGCATTCGCGTGCTCGGCGGGTCACGAAAGCGCTACGCGTCGGTCGGTGACATCATCATTGGCTCAGTCAAGTCCGCTCAGCCGGGCGCGGCGGTCAAGAAGGGTGATGTCATCCGGGCAGTTGTCGTGCGCACCAAGCAGGAATACGGGCGGCCAGACGGGTCGCATATCCGCTTCGATGACAACGCGGCTGTGCTGATTAACCCACAGGGGAATCCGCGCGGCACCCGCATCTTCGGTCCCGTCGCGCGCGAGCTCCGCGAGAAGCAGTTCATGCGCATCGTCTCGCTGGCGCCGGAAACGCTGTAG
- the rplX gene encoding 50S ribosomal protein L24 — MRKHIAQGRARQAGIVEVEAPLPVSKIMLVCPSCGEPTRVGFRIEESGNKVRFCKKCDAVVPNPTSR, encoded by the coding sequence GTGCGCAAGCACATCGCGCAGGGTCGCGCTCGACAGGCTGGAATCGTCGAGGTCGAGGCTCCGTTGCCGGTGTCGAAGATTATGCTTGTCTGCCCATCATGCGGCGAGCCGACGCGCGTCGGGTTCCGTATTGAAGAGTCGGGCAACAAGGTTCGCTTCTGCAAGAAGTGCGATGCGGTCGTCCCAAATCCGACCAGCCGGTAG
- the rpsS gene encoding 30S ribosomal protein S19, whose translation MGRSSKKGPYIDPKLLGKVEQLNSSSERRVIRTWSRDSTIFPQMVGHTIAVHDGRRHVPVFVSENMVGHKLGEFAPTRTFRGHGRDADKSSRRR comes from the coding sequence GTGGGACGTTCGTCGAAGAAGGGGCCGTACATCGACCCCAAGCTGCTTGGCAAAGTGGAACAGCTCAATAGCTCCAGCGAACGCCGGGTGATCCGAACCTGGTCGCGGGACTCAACAATCTTCCCGCAGATGGTCGGTCACACGATCGCTGTCCACGACGGGCGTCGGCATGTGCCGGTGTTCGTATCGGAAAACATGGTCGGTCATAAGCTCGGTGAATTCGCGCCAACGCGCACATTCCGCGGGCATGGCAGGGACGCGGACAAGTCGTCGCGCCGCCGTTAG
- the rplB gene encoding 50S ribosomal protein L2 → MAIRRYKPTSPGRRGMSASDKSDITSWKPEKSLIEILPKHSGRNAQGRITTRHQGGRNKRYYRKIDFKRNKFGIPAKVATIEFDPNRSARIALLHYVDGEKRYILAPLGLKVGDTVVSGEGSPIRVGNALRMRDIPLGTQIHNIELQPGRGGQLVRSAGTSAQLMAKVENYAHVRMPSGEVRMIHLECMATLGQVGNVDHENIQIGKAGRNRYLGKRPTVRGSVMNPNDHPHGGGEGRAPIGGQPKTPWGKPAQGYRTRTNKRTTKMIVRRRNVGR, encoded by the coding sequence ATGGCGATTCGCCGCTATAAGCCAACATCGCCCGGCCGCCGCGGGATGTCCGCATCCGATAAGTCGGACATCACGTCATGGAAGCCGGAGAAGAGCCTGATCGAGATTCTGCCCAAGCACTCGGGCCGCAACGCCCAGGGACGAATCACGACGCGCCACCAGGGTGGCCGCAACAAGCGCTACTACCGGAAGATCGATTTCAAGCGCAACAAGTTCGGGATTCCGGCCAAGGTTGCGACCATCGAGTTCGATCCGAACCGGTCGGCGCGCATCGCGCTGCTGCACTATGTCGATGGCGAGAAGCGCTACATTCTCGCGCCGCTCGGCCTCAAGGTCGGCGATACGGTGGTGTCGGGCGAGGGTTCGCCGATCCGCGTGGGCAACGCGCTGCGAATGCGCGACATCCCGCTCGGTACGCAGATCCACAACATCGAGCTGCAACCGGGGCGCGGTGGTCAGCTCGTGCGTTCGGCCGGCACATCGGCGCAGCTGATGGCCAAGGTCGAGAATTACGCACACGTTCGCATGCCCTCAGGCGAAGTTCGCATGATCCACCTGGAGTGCATGGCGACGCTCGGGCAGGTCGGCAATGTCGACCACGAGAACATCCAGATTGGCAAGGCCGGTCGCAACCGCTACCTCGGCAAGCGTCCGACGGTTCGCGGATCGGTGATGAACCCGAACGACCACCCGCACGGTGGTGGTGAGGGTCGCGCCCCGATCGGCGGACAGCCGAAGACACCGTGGGGCAAGCCGGCGCAGGGGTACCGCACGCGGACTAACAAGCGCACTACGAAGATGATCGTTCGTCGCCGCAACGTTGGCCGCTAA